A genomic window from Cucumis melo cultivar AY chromosome 8, USDA_Cmelo_AY_1.0, whole genome shotgun sequence includes:
- the LOC127150585 gene encoding double-stranded RNA-binding protein 3-like has protein sequence MAPQKALESIGKTLSVQYERPVIKFSWIPLWKSVDPPDVIKISPCARMECWIDPFSMAPQKALESIGKTLSVQYERWQPRVEGLHFACSM, from the exons ATGGCACCCCAAAAAGCACTTGAAAGTATTGGAAAAACATTGAGTGTACAGTATGAGAG GCCCGTTATAAAGTTCAGCTGGATCCCACTGTGGAAGAG TGTTGATCCACCTGATGTAATTAAGATTTCACCTTGTGCCAGAATGGAGTGCTGGATAG ATCCGTTTTCTATGGCACCCCAAAAAGCACTTGAAAGTATTGGAAAAACATTGAGTGTACAGTATGAGAGGTGGCAACCCAGGGTGGAGGGACTGCATTTTGCTTGCAGCATGTGA